AAGTCCAGTGATCCACTGACCAATTCTTaaattcttcctcttttcaaagTTTTGAGGTTTGAGCATGATGAACAGTTGACTGTTTGAATCGTATAATGCAATACCTGTTCCTCTGGCTTAACGTTACAATATTTCCCACACCGCAGGATTGCTTCACATTATTCTAAGAGGCAGTGTCATTTTCCCTGCAGTGCTAGGTCTTCTTTACTGAGGCGAAGGACACTCCTACTTCCTTTAATTatatgttttgttttaaattaatGTCCTTTATTCTGGGGATGATTCACCAGCTTGTAGACAGGTAAATGTGGGAGTAAGAGAGTGAAAATATAAGTTTGATTCCCAAGGTGGGTGTCTTTAATTAAAACGGACATCAGGATTCAGTCTTCCTTCCCAAACTTACACCGCAATTCTAAAAACATTCTGATTCCACGTTTCTATCCACATCTCTCACTTTCCTTCTGAGTTGTGTCACGCACtgttcattctgcttccagagctCGGGTTCCCTATCGCTGTGTACCCTGACAGTTGCACCACAGCATGAAAAGTCAATACATCATGACAAACTCTAAGGCCACCATCCCTGCACGCAGAGGTGAGGAGGGGAGCTCTGGGTTTGCTCCACTCCGACCGCCGGTAGGAAGCCTGGAGCACGCTGTGCCCGGCTCCTCTGGTGGGCTCTGGGCAGGTCCGTGGTGGCAGTTCACCCCGTCGGTGGGATTCACTTGAGCACGGGGCAGAGAAATAACGgcatctgccttctgcttgcAGCTTTCCACTGCCTTGCCAAAAGCACTTGGAAAAATCCTTCCTGCCCCAATTCCCCCCCGGGTAAAAAGGGGCTCAGGTAGGGCCTGCgcccacctctgcagagcactgccgGAGCCCATCACCGAGCTCCGCTCTCTGGTGCAAAGGACGGAGAGGAGACAGCACAGCTGTCCCGACACACGCGTGTCCGCGCTCCGGGGCCGAACGGTGCCCGCTGGCGTCTCCCCGCCCACGGCCACCCCGGTATTGCCCGCACCGGCGGGGTCCCGCAGCCCGCTCCTCTCCCTCCGCCCGTgcctccccagcagagcctcGTTTTCATTGCGGGCGGCCCGGCGGGGCACCGCACCGGCACACCCGCCGCGGGTGCCTCCTCAGGGGCCGGGGCCGGCGCTTACCGAGCGTGCGGCGTGGCAGGCGGCCAGGCGGTGACGCGCCTGTTGCTATGGGATTCACCGCCCCTATAAATAACTGAGGAAAGGAACTTTCCTAAGTCAGAGACTTTAGGACACGGGACCCAGAACCAGATGGTCCGGAGGAGACGCGCCAGCCCCCGCCGCAGCACCCGGAGCGGTGAAGCCCCGCCGCGCCGCCGGACCTGATCCAGCCCCGCTGGGCAGCGGAGCCGGGGCCGTGTCCAGCGCCAGAGACTGAGGCAGGGTCTGGACAACCCCCGACACACACACCCGACGGCGGCAGCTCGATCCTCTGCCGGGGGGGCCCCCCCTGCGTCGTTTTCTCCTCCCCGCATCCCCCTTTGCTTTCATGCAACGCCTGGTGGCCTGGGACGCAGCATGCCTCCCCATCCAGCCGCCCGCCTTTAAATCCATGGAAGTGGCTAATTTCTATTACGAGGCGgactgtctggctgctctcaacaAGCTGCACCCGCGGGCGGCCGCGGGCCGCTCCATGACCGAGCTCACCGTAGGGGACCACGAGCGAGCCATCGACTTCAGTCCCTACCTGGACCCCTTAGCAGCATCTCAGCCGCCGGCGCAGCCGCCTCctccggcagcagcagcagggggcaACTTtgagcctccctgcagcagcggcggcggccaAGATTTCCTTTCCGATCTCTTCGCCGAGGACTATAaaggcagcggcggcagcaagAAGCCCGACTACACCTACATCAGCCTCGCCCGGCACAGCCACCCTTGCGCCAGCCAGAGCCACAAGCCGGGGGGGCTGCCGGGCTGCTTCCCGCCCCAGATCGTGGAAACCAAAGTGGAGCCGGTCTTCGAGACCCTGGACTCTTGCAAAGGGCCCCGTAAGGAAGAAGGAGGCGCCGGGCCGGGACCGGGGGGCATGTCCTCGCCCTACGGCAGCACCGTGCGCTCCTACCTGGGTTACCAGTCGGTGCCGAGCGGCAGCAGCGGGAACCTGTCCACTTCGTCTTCCTCCAGCCCCCCCGGCACCCCCAACCCCTCCGAGTCCTCCAAGTCAGCAGCCGGCGGCGGGGGCTACTCCGCCCCCGCGGCGGGGAAGAACAAGCCCAAGAAGTGCGTGGACAAACACAGCGACGAGTACAAGCTCCGCCGGGAGAGGAACAACATCGCGGTGCGCAAGAGCCGCGACAAAGCCAAAATGCGCAACCTGGAGACGCAGCACAAAGTCTTGGAACTGACGGCCGAGAACGAGCGGCTGCAGAAGAaggtggagcagctctcccgggagctcagcaccctcaggaaCTTGTTCAAACAGCTGCCCGagcccctcctcacctcctCGCCTCGCTGCTGACCCCTGGCCGGGCCGCGGGGCGAGCGGAGCCGCAGGCTCATTGCCCTGCTCAGCGCTCCCGGGCCGGGGCGAGGGGGAGCCCTAGGGcgggtgggttggttggtttgcttctaattttttgttgttggtttttgtttagtttttttttttgttgttgttgttggtttgtttgttgttttttttccccctttatttaCATGTTGGCGGAGGGTCCCGCTGCCGCGTGGGGACTGCACCGGGGGCTGTCGGTGGGGGCCCAGCGGCCCCGGCCCCCGTCACGGgcgggctctgcaggctgctgggcgcTGGGGTTATTTAAAAGAGCgagaggagagcaagggcaaAGTGATGCAATCTTTTAAGCATGGCTGGGAATGCTGTGTACATGATGCAATCTCGTGTAACTGTCAGTCATGAATTGAGTAATCTGTTAAAGATGTTCCTACAGGTTTTTTTTATTATAAAGAATAATCTATTtctataagaaaatacatatGTATATTTTGGGATCTATGCATTCTTGCTACATTTGAAGCATTAATGAACAATTTTAATAAACTTTATGACTaggttaaaaacaaacaaacaaaataaagtagcttgttttgttttgaaggcACATTGAAAGATCAAATGCAAGGTTGAAATTCTTGCTGAATCTCATTCAGTGCTGTGACCAGGGATCAGGATTTTTGTTAGTCTTTTGGCTTGCTCTGTGtctcagagaaaggaaaaaacaaaaacataagCAAAAACCCCAAGAGAAACCCAGCAAAGAACAGAGCTGGAAGCTTCAGCCAGCTCTTGTTGCTTCATTTTATTTCCTCTAATCACTTGCTTTAGCTGCTGCTTGGGTGTTGTTTGGGGAGGAGATGTTCgtgttggggtttattttttgcaCTTCTTGCTGTTCTGAACGTGTAGAGCGAGATGTGCTGTCCAAACCATGACCAATCTCTGGCAGACTAATGCCAAGTCTAAagtgggagggaggaaggaaaagtaaGGGAGGAAACTTGAAATGagcttttgtttgtgttttctttacAGAGTTTCTATTCTCTAAGTTATGATTCAGCGTTTTTTATGTTTGCAGTTTACAGGAATAAACATGAGAAAGTAGCATTTCTGTTGGATGTCGGTAATTTCGGTCATTGCTCAGGAAGCCCTCATGAAACTGG
The window above is part of the Pogoniulus pusillus isolate bPogPus1 chromosome 29, bPogPus1.pri, whole genome shotgun sequence genome. Proteins encoded here:
- the CEBPB gene encoding CCAAT/enhancer-binding protein beta, which encodes MQRLVAWDAACLPIQPPAFKSMEVANFYYEADCLAALNKLHPRAAAGRSMTELTVGDHERAIDFSPYLDPLAASQPPAQPPPPAAAAGGNFEPPCSSGGGQDFLSDLFAEDYKGSGGSKKPDYTYISLARHSHPCASQSHKPGGLPGCFPPQIVETKVEPVFETLDSCKGPRKEEGGAGPGPGGMSSPYGSTVRSYLGYQSVPSGSSGNLSTSSSSSPPGTPNPSESSKSAAGGGGYSAPAAGKNKPKKCVDKHSDEYKLRRERNNIAVRKSRDKAKMRNLETQHKVLELTAENERLQKKVEQLSRELSTLRNLFKQLPEPLLTSSPRC